The segment GCCGAGGCCGATGCCGTGCCGGTGCTGGTGTTCGACGAGATCGACGCCGGGATAGGCGGCCGGGTGGCCGAGGCGGTGGGCCATAAGTTGAAGGAGATCGGCAATAAGCGCCAGGTGCTGTGCATCACCCATCTGCCGCAGATCGCGGCCCTGGGCGATTCCCATTACGTGGTCAGCAAGCAGGAGAACAGGGGCCGGACCATCACCAATGTGCAGCAACTGGACCAGAAGCAGCGGGTGGACGAGCTGGCCCGGATGCTGGGGGGGAGCAAGGTGACCGAGACCACGGTCAAGCATGCGAAAGAGATGCTGGGAGTGAAAGACTGAGCCGGGCACTTCGACAAGGCTTCGGCAAGCTTTGGAGCATTCCCCTGGCAGTTATTATACCGGGAGCACAAAGGATCTGGCAAAAAGGTTAAATGAGCACGACAATCTTCTTGGTGCAAACTATACAAAGAAGAAACATCCGGTTCGGTTGGTTTATTACGAAGAGTATCCAAGAATTGACACTGCTTTTTATCGGGAAAAACAGGTTCAAGGCTGGAACCATGCCAAGAAGAAAGCATTGATTGAGGGGAAAAAGAATAAACTGCCGTTGTTGGCTAAAAATTATACGCAGTTTGGGAAGTATGAAGAGCCGGTTGTTTCGACAAGCTCAACAACCGGAGATGATGTCTGAGTCTTGTTTGTTGGTGGCTGAGCCTGGTTCGTCGGTGGCCGAGCCTGTCGAAGCCACCGCACTCATGTAAATAGAATTATAAATTAAATAAACTCGGAGAGCTTCATGTTCCACACTTTCGCCAAGGGCTCCGTCTGGGGCCTGATCCTGGGCTACGACGTATTCACCAACCTGATCATGTTCTCGCTGGTCTACCTCTCGGTCTATTCCTGGTCGGTGATAATATACAAGCATCGCTATTTCAAGAAAATAAAACAGGCCAACAAGAAGTTCATGGAATCCTTCCGCCGGCGCAAGACCTTCAACGACCCCTTCAAGTCCGCCAACCCCGATTCCGCCAGCTTCTCCGTGCTGGCCGAGGGCCTGGCCGAGGCCCACCGCCTTTCCGGCGGCGAGCAGGTCTCCTTTCCGCTGGAGGTGCTGCCCAACATCCAGGCGGCCATGGAGCGGTCCATCGGCCAGCAGGAGGAGGACCTTTCCGGCAAGCTGATCTCGCTGGCCTCCATCACCAGCATCTCCCCGCTGCTGGGCCTGCTGGGAACGGTCTGGGGCATCATGATCGCCTTTGTGGACATCAAAAATTTCGGGTCGTCAAGCATTCAGGTGGTGGCCCCGGGGATAGCCGAGGCCCTGGTGACCACCATCGCCGGGCTGGTGGTGGCCATCCCGGCCTCCATGGCCTACAACGCCTTCAACACCAACATCCGCCAGATGACGCTGGAGATGGAGAACCTGTCCTCGGAATTTTTGGGCGACCTGAGGATGCACTCGGTCTACGGAGGAAAGTAAGATGCGGCGCCCGCGCACCGGCCTGCAGCCCATGGCTGCCATCAACATGACCAATCTGATCGACGTCTGCATGGTGCTGCTGATAACCTTTATGATCACCGCCCCCATGATGCGCTCCGGGGTGGACGTGGCCTTGCCCAAGTCGTCGTCCACCAAGCCCCAGGAGGAGGAGGGCCTGACCATCACTTTGACCTCGGGCGGCAAGATCGTCGTCTCCAACCAGACCGTGTCCCAAAGCGCTTTTCCCAAGGTCATTAGCGGCCTGCTGGCGGCCAACCCCGGCCAGCCGGTCTACCTGAAGGCCGACAAGACCGTGCCCTACGGGCTGGTGGTGGAGGTGATCGGGCAGCTGAAGGAGCTGAAGGTCACCAACCTGGGCTTGGTGACAGAACCCAAGCTGGGGAAATAGGGCACTATCCGCAGATTACGCAGATTTACGCAGATTTATTCTTTAATGGAAAACATTAATGGAATCACGGGAACACAAATAAGACAATAGAATATTTTGTTTTGAACGCAGATATTAAAAGATATCAATTATTCGGCTGGGATTACGAGCATTTCAGCCCGTTGAATGAAAATGAGGTCAATTGGTATAAGAACTATGCCCGCAAGGCCGGAGGCCCAATTTTGGAGTTGGCCTGCGGCACTGGCCGTCTGTTAACCAAGTTGGCTGAAAATGGTTTTGATGTTACCGGGATCGATCTCTCCGACAAAATGATTGAGGTGGCTGGCAACAACATAGGAAAACTGCCAAAGGAAATAAGGAATAGGATCAAGCTTGTCAAAGGCGACATAAGGGATTTTGGCATGGAACAAAAATTCGGGCTAATAGTTGTCGCTGATAATTCTTTTCGCGAGCTTCGCACCAGGGAAGATCAAACAACTTGTTTAAAAACCGTCCTCAAGCATTTATCGCCCAAAGGTGCATTTTTACTGACTGTCAGGCGTTTTGATCTTTCAAGTTATACTGATAGCACAAGAGAAATTCCCTGGTCAAAACCGATCAGTGATCCTTCAAATAGTCATAAAGTATCACGAAAGGTGAAGTTTACATTATCGGATGACAAAAGGCGGGTAAATGGGATCTACATTTATAGGATAGTCGATTCGCAGGGCACAACGCGGTTTGAGGAATGTCCCTTTGTTTCTCCGGTTTTGCAGGAAGAAGATTATTTTGCACTTTTAACAGAAGCAGGTTTTAAGCCGGAATTGTTTTATGATTTTAACGATCAGAAAAACAACACTGGTCAGACTCTTTGCTTTGTGTGTGGTAAATGAGAATTATGTAAAATGGAACCGGACCGATCCCCTTCCCTCTCCTAAAGCATTAGGAGAGGGAAGGGTGAGGTCAAAAGTATACATGAAAAAAGCCTTCGTCATATCATTCTTCATCCACCTGGCATTTTTGCTGGGCATCTTCGGCGCTTCCTACATCCTTAAAGCGTCGGCCAAGCCCATCTATCCCCAGATCTACCAGGTCAGCCTGGTCTCATTGCCGGCCGCGGTGTCCGAGGGTTCCGAGGAATCAGGAGCCAGGGAAATGGTGGGACCGCAGCTACCGGATGACAAGGCCATGAAAGAACCTTCGGCCAAAAAGGAAAAGCCCAAGGCTGACAAGAAAGCCAAAGACACCACAAAGGCCAAAGCAGCATCCCCAAAATCCAATACCACCGGGCTGGCCAAGGGCATGAAGATACTGTCCTCAGAGGGTGGCGTACCGTCAGACAACTATTACTTGGCGCTGATCCTGTCCAAGATCAGCCAGAACTGGAACAACCCCTACCAGGGAAAAAGGGAAACGGTACGGGCCCAGGTCTATTTTAGGATAGACAAGAACGGGAAACTGCAGGAGGTGAAGATCGAGAACTCCTCCGGGGACGCCATCTTCGACCAGTCGGCTCTGCGGGCGGTGTACGAGGCCAAAGTGTTTCCGCCGCTACCCGAGGAGATGAAACTGGCCACCTTGGGGGTGCATTTTGAGTTTGAGTACGTGAAGTGACCGCCCGCGAAACACGCGAAAGAAGAGACACCATTTATATATGAAAACGAAAATTCTTCTCCTTTTCCTGACACCATTGATAATCTGCCAGAGTGCATTTGGCCAGGCCGACGTCTATCTGAAACTTTCCACCTCGGAGCGGCGGCAGCTGGAGTTGGGCATCGCGCCTTTGCAGACCCTGGATACCAAAGCTTCTCCCGATGCCGCGTTTAACGCCCAGAAGATGCTGGACATCATCGGCGACGACCTGGCCTTTTCCCTGTACTTCAAGATGGTCTACCCGCCGTCATTGCTGGAAGGCTACGGGCTGAAGAAGGGCCAGCTGGACATCGGGGCCTGGCAGATGCTGGGGGCCAGGCAGGTGCTGATCCCGGAGCTGAAACAGGAGAAGAAGAAGGTCATTCTTAAACTCTCGGTCTTCGACCTTGGCATCCAGCGCCAGGTATTCAGCAAGGCCATCGAGCCGGACGGCTCAAGGGCCACGGCCCACGCCGCCAGCGACCAGATCATCAAGAACCTGAGCGGCGAGAACGGCGTCTCCTCCACCAAGATAGCCTTCAGCCTGAAAAGCGGAAAGAACAAGGAACTGATGCTGGCCGATTACGACGGCGGCGGGTTCAGGGCCCTCACCAACTTCAACTCCATCAACATCTCACCCGACTGGCAGCCGGGCGGCGGGGCGCTGGCCTTCGTCTCCTTCTACCGCAACCGTACCGACATTGTTTCCCTGAACCTGGCCAGCGGCAAAACGGCCATCATCTCCCAGACCGAGGGGCTTAACACCTCTCCGGCCTGGTCCCCGGACGGAAAGTCCCTGGCTCTTACATTGTCCAAGGACGGCAACGCCGAGATCTACCTGCTGTCGCCGGAAACCAAGGAACTGCGCCGCCTCACCAATACCTGGGCCATAGACTGCTCGCCGGCCTGGTCGCCCAACGGGCGGGAACTGGTCTTCAATTCCGACCGGCCCGGCTCGCCCCAACTTTATATCATGGACACGGAAGGGGCTAACATCCGGCGGCTGACCTACCAGGGCGGCTACAACACCTCTCCCAGCTGGTCTCCCCGGGGCGACAAGATCGCTTTCGTCTCCCGGATCGACGGGAAATTCCAGGTCTGCACCATAGACATCACCGGGGACAACTTCGCCCAGCTGACCTACGAGGGCGACAACGAGGACCCCAGCTGGTCGCCGGACGGCCTGCACCTGTGCTTCTCCTCCAGCCGCACCGGCAGTCACCAGGTCTGGCGGATGCACTGGGACGGCAGCGCCCAGCAGGCCATCACCAACAACGGCGGCTCGTACATGCCTGCCTGGGGCCCGGCCCAGTAAGGCGTTTCCGGTTGAATAAATAAGTGATTTAGTATATAATCAAGGCTGACCTTTTTTGGGCACCAATAATCAGTTCAAAATTAAATCTGAGGAAATCAATGAACAAATATTTTACCGTAATTGCGATGTGCCTGATCCTGGCGCTTGGTTTTGGCTGTACCAAAAAGCAGACCGTGAAACAGGAAGAACCCATCAAACAACCGGAGGTGGCTATTCAAACACCGCCTGTGGCCACCCCGCCGGCCGAGGCCCAGCCGGTGGTTCCTAAGATAGAATTCAAGACGATATTCTTCGCCTTTGATTCCTATTCCCTGAACGAAGAGGGCAAGGCTTTGCTTAACCAGGCCGGCGGCCTGCTGCGCAGTTATCCCGATGTCGCCCTGCGGCTGGAAGGCCACTGCGACGAGCGGGGCACGGCCGAATATAACCTGGCCCTGGGCGAAAAGCGGGCCAACGCCGTCCGGGAGTACCTGGAGAACCTGGGCGTCAGCCGCTCCCGGCTGTCCACCGTCAGCTTCGGCAAGGAAAAACCCGCCGTAGCAGGCAACGATGAAGCCAGCTGGGCCAAGAACCGCAGGGTGGAGATCGTTCCGGCAGCCAAATAGTATTTCCCGGGAAGGACAGGATTTACATGATCGACAGGATCACTTAAAATACCGGGAACCACGAAGGCCAACAAACCTTTGACAATTTTATCTTACAACAATAATTTCAAAAATACATCATGAAAAAAACATTGCTCTTGGTCTCACTATCCCTGGCTGTCTTCATGGGCTGCGGGATGAAGAAGGAATACATCCGGGTCACCGATCAGCTGGATTCCATCGAAGTGCGGGAGAAGAAGATCGACCGCCGGACCGCGGTGATGGACAGCCTGATCCAGGTGCAGATGGGGATGATCTACGAACTGCGGGCCGAGCTTAAAAGCCTTTCCTCCACCGCCGGGGAGAAGTGGAGCATAGCCGAGCAGCAGCAGGAGGACAACAAGTACCGCCCCCTGCCCATCGGCCCCAGTCAGCCGGACCCCAAGGGGCCGGCCCCGGAGCCGAAAGCTGAAGTTCCCGCCGAGACCAACCCCAAGAAACTTTACGATGCTTCGTATCTGGACATCACCAAGGGCAACTACGACCTGGCTTTGGCCGGGTTCAACGAGTTCATCAAGCGGTTCCCCAAGCACGACCTGGCCGACAACGCCCAGTACTGGATCGGCGAAGGGTATTACGCCCAGAAGAAGTATGAGCCGGCTTTGACCGAGTTCGAAAAAGTGGTGGGAAACTATCCGGGCAAGGACAAGGAACCGGCCGCGCTTTACAAGATGGGCCTGTGCCTCCAGGAGATGGGCGACAAGGCCAAGGCCCGGCAATACTGGCAGCTGCTGGTTAAAAAATACCCCAAAAGCCCCGAAGCCGCCCTGGCCAAGGACAAGCTGAAATAAAGGTTCTCCCGGGAAATGTAGAAATCAATGAAAAAGGCCCTTCCCTTTGGGAAGAGGCCTTTTTGCATCATTTTTTTGTTGACTTTGAAATATGGCGGGGTTAAACTTATAAGTTATGGTAAAACGGTTCAACAAACCGTTTTAAGTTCTATAAGCTGTAAACTCAACCCCTATATCCCCTTCTCTTTTAAAGAGAAGGGGACGGGGGATGAGTTCAAACAGGTACCTGAATTACTAAATTTAAAATAAATCTTTAACCATCATATAGCAAGGAGCAATATGCCGGTCAATCCAAAAATATTCAAGGCCTACGACATCCGCGGGGTCTATCCCAATGAGCTGGACGAGGCCCAGGCCAAGGAGATCGGGCGGGCTTTGGTGGACCACCTGAACTGCAAGACCGTGGCCGTGGGCCGGGACATGCGGACCTCGTCCCAGCCGCTGTTCACCGCCCTGGCTGAGGGCATCACCATGCAAGGGGCTCAGGTGATAGACGTGGGGCTGGTCTCCACCGACGGCCTGTATTTTGCGGTGGGCAAGTTCGGCTTTGATGCCGGGGTGATGATCACCGCCAGCCACAATCCGGCCCAGTACAACGGCCTGAAGATCTGCCAGGCCAACGCCATCCCGCTTTCCGGGGACGAGGGCCTGAACCAGATGCGGGACCTGATAAACCAGGGCAAGCTGAAAACGGGGGCCTCCAAGGGAACGATAATATCCCGGGACATAGACCTGGATTACATCAGCCACTGTCTGTCGTTTGTGGACCACAAGAAGATCTGGGGATACAAGATAGCGGTGGACGCCGGCAACGGCATGGCCGGGCGCACCATCCCGCCCATTTTCCGCCAGCTGCCGGGCACCCTGGTGCCGATGTTCTTTGACCTGGACGGGACCTTCCCCAACCACCCGGCCAGTCCCATAGAGCCGGAGAACATCGCGGCCCTGCAGGAGACGGTGGTCAAGGAACACTGCGACTTTGGGGCGGCTTTTGACGGCGACGCCGACCGGATGTTCTTAGTGGACGAGAAGGGCCGGGGCCTGGCCGGCTCGGACGTGGCGGCCCTGGTTTCCAAAATGCTGTTGAAGAAGAACCCCGGCTCGGCCATATTGTACAACGCCATCTGTTCCCGCTGCGTCAAGGAGACTGTGGAGAAATACGGGGGCAAGGCCGTGCGCAGCAAGGTGGGCCACGCCCTGATCAAGCCGCTGATGCGGGAACACAACGCCATTTTCGGCGGCGAGCACTCCGGGCATTTCTACTTTAGGGACAACTGGTTCGCCGATTCCGGGCTGATAGCCTTCCTGGTCTGCTGGCAGTTGATCTCCGAGGAGAACAAGCCGCTGTCCCAGCTGGTGGACGAGATAGACCGCTATGTGCGCATTCCCGAGACCAACACCACCGTGCAGGACATCCCGGGGAAACTGGCCGAGCTGGAGAAGATCTATTCCGCCAAAGGCGCCCAGCTGGACCATTTGGACGGTTTGACCATTTCCTATCCCGACTGGTGGGCCAACATCCGGCCCTCCAACACCGAGCCTCTGCTGAGGCTGAACGTGGAGGCGGAGTCGCAGTCACTTTTAGATCAAAAGTCAGAAGAATTGTTGAAAACAATAAGATCTTAAAACACATTTGTTGCAATTTGATTATCAAAAAATATTTCTAAAAAGCTTCCGGCCCTATCTATGGATCATGGGCCTGGGGTTCCTCCTCTATTTCCGGGCCTTGGGCCTGGGCTATGTTTCCCTGGACGACGAACATCTGATCGTCCAAAACTACCCTCACATCTCAAATCATGCCAACCTGCCCCAGGCCTTTCTCAAAGACGTCTACTGGCGCAACCCCGGAACCTACTACCGTCCGCTGTTGAACGTATCGCTGATGCTGGACGCCGCCTGGGGCGGCACGAAGCCCTTTGCCTATCACTTTACCAACATCCTGCTGCACCTGGCTTGCGGCCTGCTTATATTTGCTTTTTTCCAGAAGCTTGGGTTTGGCCGGTTGCGGTCTTTCGCCGACTCGTTGTTCTACATAGCCCACCCGGCGCTGGTCCAGGCTGCGGCCTGGATCCCCGGACGCAACGATACCCTGCTGACCCTGATGATCCTGGCCGGGTTCATATTTCTGATCCGCTATCTTGAGAAACACAAGGTCTACGATCTTTTTGGACACTTTATTTTCTTCGGGCTGGCCTGCCTGACCAAGGAAGCAGCCGTGGTCTTTCCGGTCATGGGGCTCGTTTTTATCTGGGCCGGTTTCAAAGAAAATCTGTCTTTAAAAAAACTGACCCCATTGATCACTGGTTGGGTCATCATACTGGCCGGTTGGTACGGGATGCGGTGGCTGGCTATCTCTCCGGCGGTCAACGCCCACGAAAGACAGTTCGCCAACTTTAAGGAAATTCTGATAGGTTTGGTCTCCTACACCGGCAAAGTCTTTTTCCCCTTCAATCTATCAGTCCTGCCGCTGGCCGGGGACGTCAAGATATTCTGGGGTCTGATGGCAATAGCGCTGATGCTTGCCTTGGCGCTGGTCAAAGGGATCCACAATCGTAAAATGTTCTTCTTTGGGTTAGGCTGGTACCTGCTGTTCCTGCTGCCCACCTTCGTCAAACTGGCCGGGCAGATCAACTACCTGGAACACAGGCTCTACCTGCCGCTGACCGGCGTGGTGGTAATGCTGCTGGAAACGAACCTCGTCCGAAAAATCACCCTGAAACCAGCGCTGATGGCCGGATTGCCCGTCCTTATTGTCTTCGGGGTGCTTGCGACAAGGCACATTGCCGACTTTAAAAGTGACCAGACATTCTGGGGCAACGCCGCCCGAACCTCGCCCAACTCAGGCCTGGCCCACCAAATGCTGGGAAGGGCATGGGTAAGGGCACAGCAGCCGGCTTTGGCCGAGTGGGAATTCCTGCGGGCCGCGCAACTGGATCCCAAAGGGCCGTCGATACCCAACGACCTGGCCCTGCTGTACCTGGATTATGGCAGATTTCAAAAGGCGGGGGAGCAATTCCAGAAAGTGCTGCAGCTTGACCCTAACTACGCCAATGTCCGCAACAACCTGGCGCTGGTATATTTCAACCTGGGGATGCTGGATTCTTCGCGACATCAGCTTCAGGAGGCCATCAGGCTTGATCCTTCGGCCCCCCAGCCGTACGACAATCTGGGCGTGCTTTTAATGCAGGCAGGCAAACTGGATTCTGCCGAATATCATTTGAAGAAAGCACTTTCCCTGAACCCCGCTGACTCGGCGGCCCGACAGCATTTTTCCCAACTCCAACAATTAAAAGGAAGCAGATAACATGTCCGGTAAGAATGCGGCAGCGGCCGGAAATATTTTTCGCTCTATGACAGCTTCCTGGCGGCCGTATGTCCTGTTGGCTCTGGTGGTAGCGGGTCTTTATGCCCAGACCCTGCGCTTTGATTTTTCCGGCCACGACGACTACCAGCTCATCAAGGAAAAGGCCGGGATGCTTACCAACCTGGCCAATGTCCTGAAAGCCTTTGAAACAGACGTGGTCTGGGGACATCAGGAGATGTATTATCGCCCGGTGCTGACGCTTTCCTTCATGGCCGACGCCATCTGGGGCGGGATGAAACCCTTCGCCTTTCATCTGGGCAACCTGCTGCTGCACCTGCTGGCGGTGCTTTTACTGTTCCGGTTCCTGTCGCGGCTGGGAATACCTCCCGGGCGGGGCTTGGTGGCCTCCCTGTTCTTTGCCGTGCACCCGCTGCTGGCCCAGGGGGTGGGCTGGATCCCCGGCCGGAACGACCCGCTTTTGACAGTATTGGTTTTGGGTTCGTTCCTGGCTTTCATTGAATACCTCCAAAAAGGAAGTAATTGGGTTTTGGACGCCCATTTAGTGCTCTTCCTCCTGGCACTGCTTAGCAAAGAGACCGCGGTTTTCCTGCCGGTCATGGCTTTTGTCTATTGGCTGCTTTCAAGGAAGAATGACAAAAATGACGGCGGCGTGAATATCATTTTGCCGATAGCGGGATGGATAATGATGGCTGCGGTCTATTATTTATTAAGGATGAACGCAATTAAGCCCGGGGCCGGCGTGGCCGCCGCCAGGGTCAATACCTTATCCCAGAACCTGACGGGGTTTGTAAGCTATATCGGCAAAGTGTTCTTCCCCTTTAAACTATCCGGGGACCCGATCCCGGCCGATCTGCCGGTAGGCTACGGCTTGTTCTCTCTGGCCGGGCTGGCCGCCGTATTTATCCTGGGAGGCATCAGGGACCGGAAGCTGTTCTGGTTCGGTCTGTCGTGGTTCATCTTGTTCCTGGTGCCGACCTTTTTGGGCAACACCTCCTATGCCAATTTTGCCGAGCACCGGATGTACCTTCCCCTGTGCGGTTTTGCAGTGATGCTGCTCCAGTCGGGCCTGAAGCTGTCAAGCCGCCCGGAGCGAACGGCTGCGGCCGCCGTCGTTACGATCTGGCTGCTGGCTTTTGTCCTGCTGAATGTTCTTCACACAAGAAACTATGCCAATCGGTTCAGCTACTGGGGCAACACCGTAAAGAATTCCCCCCATTCCTATCATGCCCATAACATGCTGGGCCGGTGCTATGCCCAGGAGGGGTCCTACGCCAGGGCGGAGGAGGAATTCATCATTTCCTGGAAGATGAATCCGCAGCACACCACAGCCTATAACGATCTGGGGCTGCTGTATCTGGGCCAGGGCCGGGCCGGCGAGGCCGAGGCGGTCTTCCGGGAACTGCTGGCCAGGGAGCCTTCCAATGCCGGGGCCCGCAATAATCTGGGCCTGCTTTACCTGCAGCAGAACCGGCTGGACGAAGCCGAACGGGAGTTTCTGGAGTCGGCAAAATTGAACCCCGGCAAGGCGGAGATTTACGATAACCTGGGGGTGGTCCATTTTAAACGGGGATCGCTTCCCCAGGCCGAACAATATTTTCTGCAGGCGGCGGCGCTTGATCCCGAAGACATAAAAGTGAACTTTCATCTGGCCTCGCTGTACTACCGGGCCCGGGAATATCCAAAAGCCATTGATCATTATGACAAAGCGATAAGTCTGGGGATGACCCCTGATGCCAGGGTGGAGGAGGCTCTGAGGCCCCACCGGCGTTGATCCTGTTCCGGTAATAATTCCGGCTGCCGGGACAAAGAAATCATCATATTGTGAATAATTCGCCATCATGAATTCTGAAATCCTAAAATATCCCCTGGACGCTATAGATACCCACCTTCACAGCCGGATCTCCTGCGATTCCGAGATGGGCATGCAGGCCGCCTGCCGCCAGGCCCTTAAGCTGGGGCTGAAGGCACTGGTCTTTACCGAGCACGCTGACTTTGACCCTTCGGATCAGGGCTGCGGTTTTTATGATGACCGGAAGTACAATGAAGAGCTAACCGAGGCCCGGGTGGCCATGGGCCGCTCGCTTAAAATCTACAAGGGCATAGAGATCACCTACCAGCCCCGGCGGCGCCAGCAGATCCTGGACTTCATCCACCGGCACCAGTTCGACTTCACCATCGGTTCGGTGCACATGGTGGGCTCCAAGGATATCTCGAGACCGGAGCTGGCCAAAAAACATTACAGCGCCATCGAGGAGGAACAGGCCTACGGCGAGTATTTTCAGGAAGTGGAGAAGCTGACAGACAGCCGGCTGTTCGACTGCCTGGGCCACCTGGACCTGTGCAAAAGATACGGGCATCTGCATTACGGTCCGCTGGTCTACAAAAAGTACGAGAAGAATTATAAGAAAATATTGAAGCATCTGATCCAGGCCGGCATGATGCTGGAGGTCAACACCTCCGGCCTGCGCCAGCAGGTGAA is part of the candidate division TA06 bacterium genome and harbors:
- a CDS encoding GIY-YIG nuclease family protein; this translates as MEHSPGSYYTGSTKDLAKRLNEHDNLLGANYTKKKHPVRLVYYEEYPRIDTAFYREKQVQGWNHAKKKALIEGKKNKLPLLAKNYTQFGKYEEPVVSTSSTTGDDV
- a CDS encoding MotA/TolQ/ExbB proton channel family protein is translated as MFHTFAKGSVWGLILGYDVFTNLIMFSLVYLSVYSWSVIIYKHRYFKKIKQANKKFMESFRRRKTFNDPFKSANPDSASFSVLAEGLAEAHRLSGGEQVSFPLEVLPNIQAAMERSIGQQEEDLSGKLISLASITSISPLLGLLGTVWGIMIAFVDIKNFGSSSIQVVAPGIAEALVTTIAGLVVAIPASMAYNAFNTNIRQMTLEMENLSSEFLGDLRMHSVYGGK
- a CDS encoding biopolymer transporter ExbD; its protein translation is MRRPRTGLQPMAAINMTNLIDVCMVLLITFMITAPMMRSGVDVALPKSSSTKPQEEEGLTITLTSGGKIVVSNQTVSQSAFPKVISGLLAANPGQPVYLKADKTVPYGLVVEVIGQLKELKVTNLGLVTEPKLGK
- a CDS encoding class I SAM-dependent methyltransferase; the protein is MNADIKRYQLFGWDYEHFSPLNENEVNWYKNYARKAGGPILELACGTGRLLTKLAENGFDVTGIDLSDKMIEVAGNNIGKLPKEIRNRIKLVKGDIRDFGMEQKFGLIVVADNSFRELRTREDQTTCLKTVLKHLSPKGAFLLTVRRFDLSSYTDSTREIPWSKPISDPSNSHKVSRKVKFTLSDDKRRVNGIYIYRIVDSQGTTRFEECPFVSPVLQEEDYFALLTEAGFKPELFYDFNDQKNNTGQTLCFVCGK
- a CDS encoding TonB C-terminal domain-containing protein — encoded protein: MRSKVYMKKAFVISFFIHLAFLLGIFGASYILKASAKPIYPQIYQVSLVSLPAAVSEGSEESGAREMVGPQLPDDKAMKEPSAKKEKPKADKKAKDTTKAKAASPKSNTTGLAKGMKILSSEGGVPSDNYYLALILSKISQNWNNPYQGKRETVRAQVYFRIDKNGKLQEVKIENSSGDAIFDQSALRAVYEAKVFPPLPEEMKLATLGVHFEFEYVK
- the tolB gene encoding Tol-Pal system beta propeller repeat protein TolB, with product MKTKILLLFLTPLIICQSAFGQADVYLKLSTSERRQLELGIAPLQTLDTKASPDAAFNAQKMLDIIGDDLAFSLYFKMVYPPSLLEGYGLKKGQLDIGAWQMLGARQVLIPELKQEKKKVILKLSVFDLGIQRQVFSKAIEPDGSRATAHAASDQIIKNLSGENGVSSTKIAFSLKSGKNKELMLADYDGGGFRALTNFNSINISPDWQPGGGALAFVSFYRNRTDIVSLNLASGKTAIISQTEGLNTSPAWSPDGKSLALTLSKDGNAEIYLLSPETKELRRLTNTWAIDCSPAWSPNGRELVFNSDRPGSPQLYIMDTEGANIRRLTYQGGYNTSPSWSPRGDKIAFVSRIDGKFQVCTIDITGDNFAQLTYEGDNEDPSWSPDGLHLCFSSSRTGSHQVWRMHWDGSAQQAITNNGGSYMPAWGPAQ
- the pal gene encoding peptidoglycan-associated lipoprotein Pal, which encodes MNKYFTVIAMCLILALGFGCTKKQTVKQEEPIKQPEVAIQTPPVATPPAEAQPVVPKIEFKTIFFAFDSYSLNEEGKALLNQAGGLLRSYPDVALRLEGHCDERGTAEYNLALGEKRANAVREYLENLGVSRSRLSTVSFGKEKPAVAGNDEASWAKNRRVEIVPAAK
- the ybgF gene encoding tol-pal system protein YbgF; its protein translation is MKKTLLLVSLSLAVFMGCGMKKEYIRVTDQLDSIEVREKKIDRRTAVMDSLIQVQMGMIYELRAELKSLSSTAGEKWSIAEQQQEDNKYRPLPIGPSQPDPKGPAPEPKAEVPAETNPKKLYDASYLDITKGNYDLALAGFNEFIKRFPKHDLADNAQYWIGEGYYAQKKYEPALTEFEKVVGNYPGKDKEPAALYKMGLCLQEMGDKAKARQYWQLLVKKYPKSPEAALAKDKLK
- a CDS encoding phosphomannomutase/phosphoglucomutase; translation: MPVNPKIFKAYDIRGVYPNELDEAQAKEIGRALVDHLNCKTVAVGRDMRTSSQPLFTALAEGITMQGAQVIDVGLVSTDGLYFAVGKFGFDAGVMITASHNPAQYNGLKICQANAIPLSGDEGLNQMRDLINQGKLKTGASKGTIISRDIDLDYISHCLSFVDHKKIWGYKIAVDAGNGMAGRTIPPIFRQLPGTLVPMFFDLDGTFPNHPASPIEPENIAALQETVVKEHCDFGAAFDGDADRMFLVDEKGRGLAGSDVAALVSKMLLKKNPGSAILYNAICSRCVKETVEKYGGKAVRSKVGHALIKPLMREHNAIFGGEHSGHFYFRDNWFADSGLIAFLVCWQLISEENKPLSQLVDEIDRYVRIPETNTTVQDIPGKLAELEKIYSAKGAQLDHLDGLTISYPDWWANIRPSNTEPLLRLNVEAESQSLLDQKSEELLKTIRS
- a CDS encoding tetratricopeptide repeat protein, whose translation is MGLGFLLYFRALGLGYVSLDDEHLIVQNYPHISNHANLPQAFLKDVYWRNPGTYYRPLLNVSLMLDAAWGGTKPFAYHFTNILLHLACGLLIFAFFQKLGFGRLRSFADSLFYIAHPALVQAAAWIPGRNDTLLTLMILAGFIFLIRYLEKHKVYDLFGHFIFFGLACLTKEAAVVFPVMGLVFIWAGFKENLSLKKLTPLITGWVIILAGWYGMRWLAISPAVNAHERQFANFKEILIGLVSYTGKVFFPFNLSVLPLAGDVKIFWGLMAIALMLALALVKGIHNRKMFFFGLGWYLLFLLPTFVKLAGQINYLEHRLYLPLTGVVVMLLETNLVRKITLKPALMAGLPVLIVFGVLATRHIADFKSDQTFWGNAARTSPNSGLAHQMLGRAWVRAQQPALAEWEFLRAAQLDPKGPSIPNDLALLYLDYGRFQKAGEQFQKVLQLDPNYANVRNNLALVYFNLGMLDSSRHQLQEAIRLDPSAPQPYDNLGVLLMQAGKLDSAEYHLKKALSLNPADSAARQHFSQLQQLKGSR